One window of Myxocyprinus asiaticus isolate MX2 ecotype Aquarium Trade chromosome 6, UBuf_Myxa_2, whole genome shotgun sequence genomic DNA carries:
- the olfml2bb gene encoding olfactomedin-like protein 2B isoform X1, which translates to MGLLKLFFIACCGTFCLARANVTDQQTSDNIDNRATLEDEMDNQENILTQLIGDYDKVKTLSEGSDCRCKCVVKPLSRSACKRIEEGRAKAEDFYTVETVTAGPNCKKCACIAPPSALNPCEGDFRFKKLQEAGQDDVKLSTIMDLLEGTFYGMDLLKLHSVTTKLLARVDNIERSFSGNQTKERMSLKGEKSQGKGPRSQYRQEKKNRLNVLESSLQKNVAAAFAHTERKYEEKFIGSQTPSKPVLKRSKSEVQEEPHKPVKNKAGSNGMTIRGMTFYKALHTMEDSEGEEHIVTAAHEVPSGDGSVFLIVEDQLHEQELPKPVTRPGTTVAVTQSPTMDINLKKLHQPADSPDGDSTTANRTKQTEGKNAKDKKPNTFTTTTRAILPTSVSSTITMPPSTNTENFATPLLVPKQLASVTIPTKKSKRLRWDEATTETSTQPSKNSKEHGICKDTLASIADPVTHNTYGKNEGAWMKDPKGNGKLIYVTDNYYGNNLLEFRDMDTFKQGKFSNSYKLPYNWIGTGHVVYSGSFFYNRAFSRDIIRFDLRLRYVAAWTTLHDAVLEEEGTPWSWGGHSDVDFAIDENGLWLVYPALDEEGFHQEVIILSKLRPFDLQKEKSWRTGLRRSYYGNCFVICGVLYAVDSFERTHANISYAFDTHTHTQMIPRLPFINNYTYTTQIDYNPKDHMLYAWDNGHQVTYNVIFAY; encoded by the exons ATGGGATTACTGAAGCTGTTTTTCATTGCTTGCTGTGGCACATTTTGTTTAGCACGGGCGAATGTGACGGACCAACAGACTTCTGACAATATAGACAACCGTGCAACCCTAGAAGATGAAATGGACAATCAAGAAAACATCTTAACACAG CTCATTGGGGACTATGACAAAGTGAAGACACTGTCTGAGGGGTCAGACTGCCGCTGTAAGTGTGTAGTGAAGCCTCTGAGTAGGAGTGCATGCAAGCGGATTGAGGAGGGTCGTGCCAAAGCCGAGGACTTCTACACAGTGGAGACAGTCACTGCAGGACCCAACTGCAAGAAGTGTGCCTGCATCGCTCCGCCCTCCGCCCTGAACCCCTGTGAAGGAGATTTCAGGTTTAAGAAGCTGCAAGAGGCGGGGCAGGATGATGTCAAG CTCTCAACTATAATGGACCTGCTAGAGGGAACATTCTACGGGATGGACCTGTTAAAGCTTCACTCCGTCACAACAAAACTTCTAGCGCGGGTGGATAATATAGAGAGG TCATTTTCTGGGAACCAAACAAAGGAGAGAATGAGTTTGAAAGGTGAAAAATCTCAGGGGAAGGGGCCTCGCTCCCAATATCGACAAGAGAAAAAGAACCGTCTCAATGTACTAGAGTCCTCACTGCAGAAGAATGTGGCAGCTGCTTTTGCTCACACCGAG AGGAAATATGAGGAGAAGTTCATTGGAAGTCAGACCCCCAGCAAGCCTGTGCTGAAGAGAAGCAAATCTGAGGTTCAGGAGGAGCCGCATAAACCTGTGAAGAACAAAGCAGGTTCCAATGGCATGACCATCAGAGGCATGACCTTCTACAAAGCTCTCCATACAATGGAGGATTCTGAGGGGGAAGAGCACA TAGTCACAGCAGCACATGAGGTTCCGAGTGGTGATGGCTCTGTATTTTTAATAGTTGAGGACCAGCTCCATGAGCAAGAGCTGCCTAAACCTGTTACAAGACCTGGAACCACTGTGGCAGTGACCCAATCTCCCACAATGGACATAAACCTCAAGAAGCTCCACCAACCAGCTGATTCTCCAGATGGAGACTCCACTACTGCAAACAGGACAAAGCAAACTGAAGGAAAGAATGCAAAAGACAagaagccaaatacatttacaaccACAACAAGGGCAATCCTTCCGACCTCAGTGTCTTCAACTATTACAATGCCACCAAGTACCAATACAGAAAACTTTGCAACTCCTCTTTTAGTGCCAAAACAGCTGGCAAGTGTCACGATACCCACAAAAAAGTCAAAACGTCTTCGCTGGGATGAAGCCACCACTGAAACAAGCACACAACCTTCAAAAAACTCCAAAGAACATG GGATCTGCAAAGACACCCTAGCAAGCATTGCTGATCCTGTTACACATAACACATATGGCAAAAATGAAGGTGCTTGGATGAAGGACCCAAAAGGCAATGGAAAATTAATTTATGTTACAGACAACTACTATGGGAACAATCTTCTGGAATTCCGTGATATGGACACCTTTAAGCAGG GGAAGTTTAGCAACTCTTACAAACTCCCTTACAACTGGATTGGCACCGGCCATGTTGTCTACAGCGGCTCTTTCTTCTACAACCGAGCCTTTTCTCGTGATATAATCAGATTTGATCTTCGTCTCCGGTACGTAGCTGCCTGGACCACCCTTCATGATGCAGTACTAGAGGAGGAGGGGACCCCCTGGAGTTGGGGAGGGCATTCAGATGTCGACTTTGCCATAGATGAGAACGGGTTATGGTTGGTGTACCCAGCTCTGGATGAAGAGGGATTTCACCAGGAAGTGATCATCCTGAGCAAGCTACGCCCATTTGATTTGCAAAAAGAGAAGAGCTGGAGGACTGGCCTGAGGAGGAGCTATTACGGAAACTGCTTTGTTATCTGTGGCGTTCTGTATGCAGTTGACAGCTTCGAGCGTACACATGCCAATATTTCTTATGCATTTGACACCCATACACATACCCAAATGATCCCCCGCCTCCCTTTTATAAACAACTACACCTACACCACACAAATCGACTACAACCCTAAGGACCATATGCTTTATGCATGGGACAATGGCCATCAAGTGACCTACAATGTAATATTTGCttattaa
- the olfml2bb gene encoding olfactomedin-like protein 2B isoform X2, whose translation MGLLKLFFIACCGTFCLARANVTDQQTSDNIDNRATLEDEMDNQENILTQLIGDYDKVKTLSEGSDCRCKCVVKPLSRSACKRIEEGRAKAEDFYTVETVTAGPNCKKCACIAPPSALNPCEGDFRFKKLQEAGQDDVKLSTIMDLLEGTFYGMDLLKLHSVTTKLLARVDNIERSFSGNQTKERMSLKGEKSQGKGPRSQYRQEKKNRLNVLESSLQKNVAAAFAHTERKYEEKFIGSQTPSKPVLKRSKSEVQEEPHKPVKNKAGSNGMTIRGMTFYKALHTMEDSEGEEHIEDQLHEQELPKPVTRPGTTVAVTQSPTMDINLKKLHQPADSPDGDSTTANRTKQTEGKNAKDKKPNTFTTTTRAILPTSVSSTITMPPSTNTENFATPLLVPKQLASVTIPTKKSKRLRWDEATTETSTQPSKNSKEHGICKDTLASIADPVTHNTYGKNEGAWMKDPKGNGKLIYVTDNYYGNNLLEFRDMDTFKQGKFSNSYKLPYNWIGTGHVVYSGSFFYNRAFSRDIIRFDLRLRYVAAWTTLHDAVLEEEGTPWSWGGHSDVDFAIDENGLWLVYPALDEEGFHQEVIILSKLRPFDLQKEKSWRTGLRRSYYGNCFVICGVLYAVDSFERTHANISYAFDTHTHTQMIPRLPFINNYTYTTQIDYNPKDHMLYAWDNGHQVTYNVIFAY comes from the exons ATGGGATTACTGAAGCTGTTTTTCATTGCTTGCTGTGGCACATTTTGTTTAGCACGGGCGAATGTGACGGACCAACAGACTTCTGACAATATAGACAACCGTGCAACCCTAGAAGATGAAATGGACAATCAAGAAAACATCTTAACACAG CTCATTGGGGACTATGACAAAGTGAAGACACTGTCTGAGGGGTCAGACTGCCGCTGTAAGTGTGTAGTGAAGCCTCTGAGTAGGAGTGCATGCAAGCGGATTGAGGAGGGTCGTGCCAAAGCCGAGGACTTCTACACAGTGGAGACAGTCACTGCAGGACCCAACTGCAAGAAGTGTGCCTGCATCGCTCCGCCCTCCGCCCTGAACCCCTGTGAAGGAGATTTCAGGTTTAAGAAGCTGCAAGAGGCGGGGCAGGATGATGTCAAG CTCTCAACTATAATGGACCTGCTAGAGGGAACATTCTACGGGATGGACCTGTTAAAGCTTCACTCCGTCACAACAAAACTTCTAGCGCGGGTGGATAATATAGAGAGG TCATTTTCTGGGAACCAAACAAAGGAGAGAATGAGTTTGAAAGGTGAAAAATCTCAGGGGAAGGGGCCTCGCTCCCAATATCGACAAGAGAAAAAGAACCGTCTCAATGTACTAGAGTCCTCACTGCAGAAGAATGTGGCAGCTGCTTTTGCTCACACCGAG AGGAAATATGAGGAGAAGTTCATTGGAAGTCAGACCCCCAGCAAGCCTGTGCTGAAGAGAAGCAAATCTGAGGTTCAGGAGGAGCCGCATAAACCTGTGAAGAACAAAGCAGGTTCCAATGGCATGACCATCAGAGGCATGACCTTCTACAAAGCTCTCCATACAATGGAGGATTCTGAGGGGGAAGAGCACA TTGAGGACCAGCTCCATGAGCAAGAGCTGCCTAAACCTGTTACAAGACCTGGAACCACTGTGGCAGTGACCCAATCTCCCACAATGGACATAAACCTCAAGAAGCTCCACCAACCAGCTGATTCTCCAGATGGAGACTCCACTACTGCAAACAGGACAAAGCAAACTGAAGGAAAGAATGCAAAAGACAagaagccaaatacatttacaaccACAACAAGGGCAATCCTTCCGACCTCAGTGTCTTCAACTATTACAATGCCACCAAGTACCAATACAGAAAACTTTGCAACTCCTCTTTTAGTGCCAAAACAGCTGGCAAGTGTCACGATACCCACAAAAAAGTCAAAACGTCTTCGCTGGGATGAAGCCACCACTGAAACAAGCACACAACCTTCAAAAAACTCCAAAGAACATG GGATCTGCAAAGACACCCTAGCAAGCATTGCTGATCCTGTTACACATAACACATATGGCAAAAATGAAGGTGCTTGGATGAAGGACCCAAAAGGCAATGGAAAATTAATTTATGTTACAGACAACTACTATGGGAACAATCTTCTGGAATTCCGTGATATGGACACCTTTAAGCAGG GGAAGTTTAGCAACTCTTACAAACTCCCTTACAACTGGATTGGCACCGGCCATGTTGTCTACAGCGGCTCTTTCTTCTACAACCGAGCCTTTTCTCGTGATATAATCAGATTTGATCTTCGTCTCCGGTACGTAGCTGCCTGGACCACCCTTCATGATGCAGTACTAGAGGAGGAGGGGACCCCCTGGAGTTGGGGAGGGCATTCAGATGTCGACTTTGCCATAGATGAGAACGGGTTATGGTTGGTGTACCCAGCTCTGGATGAAGAGGGATTTCACCAGGAAGTGATCATCCTGAGCAAGCTACGCCCATTTGATTTGCAAAAAGAGAAGAGCTGGAGGACTGGCCTGAGGAGGAGCTATTACGGAAACTGCTTTGTTATCTGTGGCGTTCTGTATGCAGTTGACAGCTTCGAGCGTACACATGCCAATATTTCTTATGCATTTGACACCCATACACATACCCAAATGATCCCCCGCCTCCCTTTTATAAACAACTACACCTACACCACACAAATCGACTACAACCCTAAGGACCATATGCTTTATGCATGGGACAATGGCCATCAAGTGACCTACAATGTAATATTTGCttattaa